The Bacteroidota bacterium genome includes a region encoding these proteins:
- a CDS encoding polysaccharide biosynthesis C-terminal domain-containing protein: MKKFLKSAFFISAGGALPLLSGLVLLIPYTTNLSLSLYGELAIFISFTLFVQILMNFGIDTYLSVHYYDHTDESKLRSFLSSVSGLIIINGLLLILLFSVLGYFLFQLIFPEGDINFFPYGFMSVITAFFNGYFRTYVNLQVFGDKPVKYFLLGLFNFCVTVIISLILIYQFPFELTGPMWGRFLSGGLIFLLTLFFGLREFGISFKIPFIREIRNYATPIVIFSLLTWVLGYINNFILKSFNTSADVGTYNFALTCTLIIEYAALGLLSTINPRIYKLWKSNSIKESSAEENRYNHVFSAFNILVIAINILVLPFIIRIFIKEDFHLSIEFIPIVCASFAFRGLYNTLINPILYFKRTKVLPRILLISAIIQIVSGIILIKYFGIYGAVWSYFLVKPLQLIFIWWESRRVFTFRFNTVKMILMPLVYCGMVVLLTRMESLNELQVVVYQMIIAIILVGFVYRKEMWELKKIFKR, encoded by the coding sequence TTGAAGAAGTTTTTAAAATCGGCATTTTTTATATCAGCGGGAGGGGCTTTGCCACTATTGAGCGGGTTGGTGTTGTTGATACCTTATACCACGAATTTGAGTCTCTCCTTATACGGAGAATTAGCAATTTTTATCTCCTTTACATTATTTGTTCAAATACTCATGAACTTTGGTATTGACACTTATTTGTCGGTGCATTATTACGACCATACAGATGAATCAAAATTGCGGTCTTTTTTAAGTTCTGTTTCCGGATTGATAATAATCAATGGATTGTTGCTCATTTTACTATTTTCAGTATTGGGTTATTTTTTATTTCAATTAATATTCCCTGAAGGGGATATAAATTTTTTCCCATATGGTTTTATGAGTGTAATTACGGCATTTTTTAATGGATATTTTCGGACATATGTTAATTTACAGGTATTTGGAGATAAACCTGTAAAATACTTTTTATTGGGTTTATTTAATTTTTGTGTAACTGTTATTATTTCCCTAATACTAATTTATCAATTTCCATTTGAACTTACCGGGCCAATGTGGGGGCGGTTTTTATCAGGGGGGTTAATATTTCTTTTAACGCTATTTTTTGGCTTGCGGGAATTTGGGATTTCCTTTAAAATTCCTTTCATAAGAGAAATTCGGAATTACGCTACGCCTATTGTGATTTTTAGTTTGTTAACCTGGGTTTTAGGGTATATTAATAATTTTATTTTAAAAAGTTTTAATACTTCTGCGGATGTCGGCACATATAATTTTGCGTTAACATGTACATTAATAATTGAATATGCCGCTTTAGGCCTTCTAAGCACAATCAATCCACGCATTTATAAATTGTGGAAAAGTAATTCAATTAAAGAAAGTTCTGCAGAAGAAAACAGATATAACCATGTATTCAGTGCATTTAATATATTAGTGATAGCCATCAATATTTTGGTTTTGCCATTTATTATTCGGATTTTTATTAAAGAGGATTTTCATTTAAGTATTGAATTTATCCCGATTGTTTGTGCAAGTTTTGCATTTAGAGGATTATATAATACCTTAATAAATCCAATACTTTATTTCAAACGGACAAAAGTATTGCCCCGAATTTTACTAATTTCTGCTATTATTCAAATCGTTTCCGGTATTATACTGATAAAATATTTTGGTATTTATGGAGCAGTTTGGAGTTACTTCCTCGTAAAACCCTTACAATTGATATTCATTTGGTGGGAAAGTAGGAGAGTTTTCACCTTCCGTTTTAATACGGTTAAGATGATATTGATGCCTTTAGTATATTGCGGAATGGTAGTACTGCTTACTCGTATGGAATCACTTAATGAGTTGCAAGTTGTTGTTTATCAAATGATTATAGCTATAATTTTAGTCGGGTTTGTGTATAGAAAGGAAATGTGGGAATTGAAAAAAATATTTAAGCGGTAA
- a CDS encoding T9SS type A sorting domain-containing protein: MKKIKLLFVILILVKNVSGQFIADYKSLSGENIQFNAVQAYGDNYMVAGSEGNKILLCEIDLNGNVLSSKHITVIDESTYPGVMSMIVDSDGSIVLVGYREFTVYTSISFAIKYDFNAGIIKWIKTFENPGSYFHKVIEKGAGGNYIVAGQSFNPPNGEEGILLSLKRNNGDFTIINNSNFNVNSETYYGVVYKEGKYYTCSRYTFATGGSTKLRGCLTKFTNTGTEIFTKAYIRNITTDAARLYASDLVNLNNSLYMSIHGDETSSDVNQDLFLMRSNLNGVATWIKNYDLTNYSEDGGWNGLEIDNNKIFAFGNLNDGTPDNKGKVFIMSLDTTGNLNWAKNYPFETSKTYNHTDAILATNSKLIAVGSLFDDESMLQKGVFMIVDQSDGSLSEGCDINEPVTIINKTKTAYSSSLTPMSNIYSINSPTKINGVSDIYLDLKTCDSIINVRIENKLNSKIYPNPISNNINLEFTYTSDYKIAIYNNSGQQIYNTYFEDADHLTVQSINFPKGLYNIVITDLINNTNITERVVKQ, from the coding sequence ATGAAAAAAATAAAATTACTTTTTGTTATCCTGATTTTAGTTAAGAATGTTTCCGGACAATTTATTGCAGATTACAAAAGCTTGAGCGGGGAAAATATTCAGTTTAATGCTGTACAGGCTTATGGCGATAATTATATGGTTGCCGGCTCAGAGGGCAATAAAATATTACTTTGCGAAATTGATTTAAATGGAAATGTTCTTTCAAGCAAGCACATAACTGTAATAGATGAATCAACCTACCCTGGAGTAATGTCGATGATTGTTGATTCTGATGGAAGTATAGTTTTAGTAGGTTACCGCGAATTTACTGTTTATACATCAATAAGTTTTGCAATTAAATATGATTTTAATGCTGGAATTATAAAATGGATTAAAACTTTTGAAAATCCTGGTAGCTATTTTCACAAAGTAATAGAAAAAGGTGCAGGAGGTAATTATATAGTAGCGGGTCAGTCGTTTAATCCGCCAAATGGTGAAGAAGGCATACTACTTTCGCTTAAAAGAAATAATGGTGATTTTACTATAATTAATAATTCAAATTTTAATGTAAATTCAGAAACATATTATGGGGTTGTATATAAGGAAGGAAAATATTATACATGCTCACGATATACATTTGCTACCGGAGGCTCAACAAAATTGAGAGGTTGCCTAACTAAATTCACTAATACCGGAACTGAGATTTTTACAAAGGCATACATTAGGAACATTACAACGGATGCGGCAAGACTTTATGCATCCGACCTTGTAAATTTAAATAATAGTTTATATATGAGCATTCATGGTGATGAAACAAGCTCTGATGTAAATCAAGACTTGTTTTTAATGAGGTCGAATTTAAATGGAGTTGCCACATGGATAAAGAATTATGATCTTACTAATTATAGTGAGGATGGGGGATGGAATGGATTAGAGATTGATAACAACAAAATTTTTGCATTTGGAAACCTTAATGATGGAACACCTGATAATAAAGGCAAAGTATTTATCATGAGTCTTGATACTACTGGAAATTTAAATTGGGCGAAAAATTATCCTTTTGAAACCAGTAAAACATATAATCATACTGATGCTATACTGGCTACAAATTCTAAACTTATTGCAGTTGGTAGTTTGTTTGATGATGAGTCAATGTTACAAAAAGGAGTCTTTATGATTGTAGACCAGTCTGATGGCTCTCTTTCAGAGGGATGTGATATAAATGAGCCGGTTACAATTATCAATAAAACCAAAACTGCTTATTCATCATCCCTAACTCCCATGTCAAATATTTACTCAATCAATTCACCAACAAAGATAAATGGAGTATCTGATATTTATCTTGATCTTAAGACTTGTGATTCCATTATAAATGTTAGAATTGAAAACAAATTAAACTCAAAAATATACCCTAACCCAATATCAAATAATATTAATCTGGAATTTACTTACACAAGCGATTACAAAATTGCAATTTACAATAATAGCGGCCAACAAATTTATAATACTTATTTTGAAGATGCAGATCACTTAACGGTTCAAAGTATAAATTTCCCTAAAGGGCTTTATAATATTGTAATTACAGATTTGATCAATAATACTAATATAACAGAACGAGTGGTGAAACAATAA
- the ssb gene encoding single-stranded DNA-binding protein: MYSLKNKVQLIGYLGGDPEVKTVNGDSKLAKFSIATNDSYKNAKGEKVTETQWHHVIAWGRTATFIEKYLVKGIEVVIDGKLINRNYTDKNDIKRYITEVQANDVLIVSHKK, translated from the coding sequence ATGTACAGCTTGAAAAACAAAGTACAATTGATTGGTTACCTGGGAGGTGATCCGGAAGTTAAAACGGTTAATGGTGATTCGAAATTGGCAAAATTTAGTATTGCTACCAATGATTCCTACAAAAATGCTAAAGGAGAAAAGGTAACAGAGACCCAATGGCATCATGTAATAGCATGGGGTAGAACCGCCACCTTTATTGAAAAATATCTTGTAAAAGGTATAGAAGTAGTGATTGACGGGAAATTGATCAACCGTAATTACACAGATAAAAATGATATTAAAAGATATATAACCGAAGTGCAGGCAAATGATGTTTTGATCGTATCACATAAAAAGTGA
- a CDS encoding DUF2116 family Zn-ribbon domain-containing protein, with protein MEIKNCPECGRAIIGRLDKKFCSDLCRHSFNNRRRAESGSYIKNVNAILRKNRTVLSELIPLETAKISRNKLYDKGFNFNFITSLYTTKKGTIYYYCYEFGYMPIDNDYFLLVKRKVEE; from the coding sequence ATGGAAATCAAAAACTGCCCGGAGTGTGGCCGTGCTATTATCGGCCGCCTCGACAAAAAATTCTGTAGTGATCTTTGTCGTCATTCATTTAATAACCGCCGTCGTGCAGAATCCGGTAGTTATATCAAAAATGTAAATGCCATTTTGCGAAAAAACAGAACGGTTCTATCTGAATTAATTCCGCTCGAAACAGCAAAAATTTCACGGAATAAATTATACGACAAAGGATTTAACTTTAATTTTATTACATCTCTTTACACCACTAAAAAAGGAACCATTTATTATTATTGTTATGAATTTGGTTATATGCCGATTGATAACGATTACTTTTTATTGGTGAAGAGAAAGGTGGAGGAATAA